One region of Streptomyces sp. NBC_00442 genomic DNA includes:
- a CDS encoding ATP-binding cassette domain-containing protein, producing MDSPHSKVTGTATGAGATGAAIRAEGFGLKGPRGWAFRGIGVDAAPGSLVAVTGPSGSGRTCLLLALTGRMKPAEGRARVGEHQLPRKMAAVRRISALGQVPGVSELDPALTVAEHLRERVMLTRRYDGSLRALVRSPARRRAESRALIDEALAAAGFDLASLPKRDRTSVRDLERLEALRLTVALAMIQRPRLLAVDDTDMKLSDAERAAAWALLRRVADGGTTVLAVCSEAPDEADTTVTTHTGADGGATSEEGAADAFATTGSA from the coding sequence GTGGACAGCCCGCACTCGAAAGTGACCGGCACGGCGACCGGCGCCGGAGCGACCGGCGCGGCGATCCGCGCCGAGGGCTTCGGACTCAAGGGGCCGCGCGGCTGGGCCTTCCGGGGCATCGGCGTCGACGCGGCCCCCGGCTCGCTCGTCGCGGTCACGGGCCCCTCCGGATCCGGCCGGACCTGCCTGCTGCTCGCCCTCACCGGCCGCATGAAGCCCGCCGAGGGCCGGGCGCGGGTGGGCGAGCACCAGCTGCCCCGCAAGATGGCCGCCGTGCGACGGATCAGCGCGCTCGGCCAGGTGCCCGGGGTCAGCGAACTCGACCCCGCCCTCACCGTCGCCGAGCACCTGCGTGAGCGCGTGATGCTCACCCGCCGCTACGACGGCTCCCTCCGCGCACTGGTGCGCTCCCCCGCGCGGCGCAGGGCCGAGTCCCGCGCCCTGATCGACGAGGCGCTCGCCGCGGCAGGGTTCGATCTCGCCTCCCTGCCCAAGCGGGACCGCACCTCCGTACGGGATCTGGAGCGCCTGGAGGCGCTGCGGCTCACGGTGGCCCTCGCGATGATCCAGCGGCCGCGGCTCCTGGCGGTGGACGACACCGACATGAAGCTGTCGGACGCCGAACGCGCCGCCGCCTGGGCGCTGCTGCGCCGCGTGGCCGACGGCGGCACGACCGTGCTCGCCGTGTGCAGCGAAGCGCCCGACGAGGCCGACACCACCGTGACGACACACACCGGCGCCGACGGCGGGGCCACGAGCGAGGAGGGGGCGGCCGATGCGTTCGCCACGACTGGCAGCGCTTGA
- a CDS encoding SAV_6107 family HEPN domain-containing protein has product MASSHAAAVPRRRASSPVPSLNGAANDVHPVLRRAGAPPAALDLLAQARGGLDEAAALDAPNERYATAHLAALRTAAAVLAARGRPETSPRRRQRIRSAWEVLPEIAPELTEWSALFASGADRRARAEAGIRGAATRRDADDLLRDAAMFLRLVERLLVLQPVLPQPRPGEPEGSAEQGARERGAGEQGSG; this is encoded by the coding sequence ATGGCCAGCTCCCACGCAGCAGCTGTACCCCGGCGCCGCGCAAGCAGCCCTGTCCCCTCACTGAACGGTGCCGCGAACGACGTCCACCCCGTCCTGCGCCGGGCCGGCGCACCGCCCGCGGCTCTCGATCTGCTCGCCCAGGCGCGCGGGGGCCTCGACGAGGCGGCAGCCCTCGACGCCCCCAACGAGCGGTACGCCACGGCCCATCTGGCCGCCCTGCGCACCGCGGCCGCCGTCCTCGCCGCCCGCGGCCGCCCCGAGACCAGCCCGCGCCGGCGGCAGCGAATCCGCAGTGCCTGGGAGGTGTTGCCGGAGATAGCGCCCGAACTGACGGAGTGGAGCGCCCTGTTCGCCTCGGGGGCGGACCGGCGTGCCCGCGCCGAAGCCGGCATCCGGGGCGCGGCCACCCGGCGGGACGCGGACGATCTGCTCCGCGACGCGGCGATGTTCCTGCGCCTGGTCGAGCGCCTGCTCGTCCTCCAGCCGGTGCTGCCCCAGCCGAGGCCCGGCGAACCGGAGGGGTCGGCGGAGCAAGGGGCGAGGGAACGGGGGGCGGGGGAACAGGGGTCGGGCTGA
- a CDS encoding class I SAM-dependent methyltransferase: MSDPMRPRASLRTAVVWEVLKEALDRRVKATGREALDVLDTGGGSGNFAVPLAALGHRVTVVDPSPNALFALERRAAEAGVAERVQGVQGDVLGLFDVVERGGYDAVLCHGVLEYVEDPAEGVRNAVDALRPEGALSLLAAGLGGAVLSRALAGHFTEARHALSDPAGRWGEGDPVPHRFTAEQLIDLVGAAGASAGAVHGVRVFADLVPGVLVDTEPGALDALLKLEAAAAELPAFHAVATQLHVLGEKRG; the protein is encoded by the coding sequence GTGTCGGACCCCATGCGCCCCCGCGCCTCCCTTCGTACCGCCGTGGTCTGGGAGGTCCTCAAGGAAGCGCTCGACCGCCGGGTCAAGGCGACCGGGCGCGAGGCCCTCGACGTCCTGGACACCGGTGGCGGCTCCGGCAACTTCGCGGTGCCGCTGGCCGCCCTCGGCCACCGCGTCACCGTCGTCGACCCCAGCCCCAACGCGCTGTTCGCGCTGGAGCGCAGGGCAGCCGAAGCCGGGGTGGCCGAGCGGGTGCAGGGCGTCCAGGGCGATGTGCTCGGCCTCTTCGACGTGGTCGAGCGCGGCGGCTACGACGCGGTGCTGTGCCACGGCGTCCTGGAGTACGTCGAGGACCCGGCGGAGGGCGTACGCAACGCGGTGGACGCGCTGCGCCCCGAAGGCGCGCTCAGCCTGCTCGCCGCGGGGCTCGGCGGCGCGGTGCTCTCGCGCGCCCTCGCCGGACACTTCACCGAGGCCCGGCACGCACTCTCCGACCCGGCCGGCCGCTGGGGCGAGGGCGACCCGGTCCCGCACCGGTTCACCGCGGAGCAGCTCATCGACCTCGTCGGGGCGGCCGGGGCCAGTGCCGGGGCGGTGCACGGCGTGCGGGTCTTCGCGGACCTGGTCCCCGGCGTCCTGGTGGACACCGAGCCCGGAGCCCTCGACGCGCTCCTCAAGCTGGAGGCCGCGGCCGCCGAGCTGCCCGCCTTCCACGCGGTCGCCACCCAGCTGCACGTACTGGGCGAGAAGCGCGGCTGA
- a CDS encoding DUF3040 domain-containing protein gives MPLSEHEQRMLEQMERALYAEDPKFATALEGSGLRTYTRRRVYQAVVGFLVGIALLMAGMVAQQIWISVVGFLVMLGCAVLAVTGWRKAPRPGEQARGGSAAPRQARQRRSVMDRIEQRWQRRRDEGR, from the coding sequence GTGCCGCTCTCGGAGCACGAGCAGCGCATGCTCGAGCAGATGGAGCGAGCGCTGTACGCCGAAGATCCCAAGTTCGCGACAGCGCTTGAGGGAAGCGGGCTGCGTACGTACACCCGGCGACGGGTCTACCAGGCGGTCGTCGGCTTTCTGGTGGGTATCGCGCTCCTCATGGCAGGAATGGTCGCGCAGCAGATCTGGATCAGTGTGGTGGGGTTCCTCGTCATGCTCGGATGTGCGGTGCTCGCGGTGACCGGCTGGCGCAAGGCGCCGCGGCCCGGTGAACAGGCCCGTGGTGGTTCTGCCGCGCCCCGGCAGGCCCGGCAGCGGCGGTCCGTCATGGACCGGATCGAGCAGCGGTGGCAGCGGCGCCGCGACGAGGGGCGCTAG